In Musa acuminata AAA Group cultivar baxijiao chromosome BXJ2-10, Cavendish_Baxijiao_AAA, whole genome shotgun sequence, a genomic segment contains:
- the LOC103968952 gene encoding C2 domain-containing protein At1g53590 isoform X2, with amino-acid sequence MANMHGTYRFPAVSFANHTMVLGQIQALDCCTDSTRKAVLHHLYLGRNPPMFSDLRVLHQSGDDDHLVLELGMSFLSADDMSAKLAIRLRKRLGFGIKTNMHITSMHVEGKVLVGVKFLRHWPFLGRVRVCFVEPPYFQMTVKPIFGHGLDVTELPGISGWLDKLLDDAFEQTLVEPNMLVIDVEKFVSAPEECWFTVEERSLVAHVKLEMLEGVDMKPSDLNGLADPYVRGQLGSYRFQTKIQRKTLSPKWLEEFKIPINSWEAPNVLVLQVRDKDTIFDDMLGDCSVNINDLRGGQRHDMWMSLQNIKIGRIHLAITVLEEELQKEPKDLSNDETSKTMVPMPGTFNEKAEDLNTEEYSRMTDEFEPINIKGLEKTVAWIHRPGADVSQTWESRKGHAWHSEELHQEDKVYTKSPSPSSSRSDQSDTSSNEEIVGGKKVRLKTIRRGLHKLSSVFHRTRKQGSPKESQEVTPTPRPNLPPLGEKRASRKITVPDSFDEDNDEPEPDEERCSSVMDKGESPGNSETLQTPKNFISKSSKSLKITPSRETSNKLKEVQSSGAEDKDDSQGTNLSNDASLNDPLVSAGSPTSISACTDNDKVNTSGPVQTSQDDR; translated from the exons ATGGCCAATATGCATGGAACATATCGCTTCCCAGCAGTTTCTTTTGCCAATCATACCATGGTTCTTGGACAAATTCAAGCCCTGGACTGCTGTACGGACAGTACA CGGAAAGCAGTTTTGCATCATCTTTACTTGGGTAGGAATCCACCTATGTTTAGTGATCTAAGAGTTCTCCATCAGTCAGGAGATGATGACCACTTG GTTTTAGAATTGGGGATGAGTTTTCTTTCAGCAGACGATATGAGTGCAAAACTTGCAATTCGGCTAAGGAAAAGATTGGGATTTGgcataaagacaaacatgcatatAACCAGTATGCATGTGGAGGGCAAG GTTCTGGTGGGTGTGAAGTTTCTCCGACATTGGCCTTTTCTTGGACGAGTTAGGGTATGCTTTGTGGAGCCCCCGTACTTTCAGATGACTGTAAAACCAATATTTGGACATGGACTAGATGTTACTGAACTACCTGGGATTTCAGGATGGCTA GATAAATTGCTGGATGATGCATTTGAGCAAACATTGGTTGAG CCAAACATGCTGGTTATTGATGTGGAAAAGTTTGTTTCAGCTCCTGAAG AATGTTGGTTCACTGTCGAAGAAAGGTCTCTTGTAGCACATGTGAAGTTGGAGATGTTAGAAGGGGTGGACATGAAACCATCAGATCTGAATG GACTTGCTGACCCATATGTAAGAGGACAACTGGGTTCTTACCGATTCCAGACAAAGATCCAAAGGAAAACGTTGTCTCCAAAGTGGTTGGAGGAGTTCAAGATTCCCATCAATTCATGGGAGGCACCTAATGTACTTGTTCTTCAAGTTCGTGACAAGGATACCATTTTTGATGACATGCTTGG AGATTGTTCAGTAAATATCAATGATCTGAGGGGCGGACAAAGGCATGACATGTGGATGTCACTACAGAATATCAAAATCGGTAGGATCCACTTGGCAATAACTGTACTTGAAGAGGAACTACAGAAG GAGCCAAAAGATCTCAGCAATGATGAAACTTCGAAGACGATGGTACCAATGCCAGGCACATTCAATGAAAAGGCTGAAGATCTTAATACTGAAGAATATTCTAGGATGACTGATGAGTTCGAGCCCATTAATATTAAGGGGCTAGAAAAGACAGTAGCATGGATACATCGGCCTGGTGCTGATGTCTCCCAAACCTGGGAGTCCCGTAAAGGGCATGCTTGGCATTCTGAGGAGCTCCATCAGGAGGACAAAGTCTACACTAAAAGCCCAAGTCCATCGTCGTCCAGATCTGATCAAAGTGACACCAGTAGTAATGAAGAAATTGTTGGTGGAAAGAAAGTCCGACTTAAAACAATCAGAAGAGGCCTGCACAAGTTGAGTTCTGTATTTCATAGAACTCGGAAGCAAGGAAGTCCCAAGGAGTCTCAAGAAGTTACTCCCACACCACGACCCAACCTTCCACCACTTGGTGAGAAGCGGGCATCAAGAAAGATCACAGTGCCTGACAGCTTTGATGAAGATAATGATGAGCCCGAGCCAGATGAGGAGAGATGCAGCTCTGTCATGGACAAGGGAGAAAGCCCAGGCAATAGTGAAACTCTCCAGACTCCGAAGAACTTCATAAGCAAGTCATCCAAGAGTCTAAAGATCACGCCGAGCAGGGAGACTTCCAACAAGCTGAAAGAGGTTCAGTCATCTGGAGCTGAAGACAAAGATGATTCTCAGGGAACCAACTTGTCAAATGATGCTTCGTTGAATGATCCACTTGTCTCAGCAGGATCTCCAACAAGTATTTCTGCATGTACCGACAACGATAAGGTAAACACCAGTGGTCCTGTCCAAACAAGCCAGGATGACAGGTAA
- the LOC103968947 gene encoding protein CUP-SHAPED COTYLEDON 2 — protein MEIYGRHFDNNEAQLPPGFRFHPTDEELITYYLLKKVLDSSFTGRAIAEIDLNKCEPWELPEKAKMGEKEWYFFSLRDRKYPTGLRTNRATDAGYWKATGKDREIYSSKTMSLVGMKKTLVFYKGRAPKGEKSNWVMHEYRLEGKFAYHFLSRSSKDEWVVSRVFQKCGGGGSGKKTRLALAGSHFSNSGNTGGGGGCGSTSSSTLPPLLEPTPLPFSAGLKAPDRESCSYDSTDREPVPCFSTAAAAATGLGLHIPPPPQGPAIFGPTGAFPCLRSLHENLQLPFFLSGMAAQPVYAGPSPAVVVDAGIGTRSEGAGWPSDLDRKAEAAAAVVRAHPMPVGSTELDCLWTF, from the exons ATGGAGATCTATGGCCGCCACTTCGACAACAACGAAGCCCAGCTCCCGCCAGGCTTTCGTTTCCATCCCACCGACGAGGAGCTCATCACGTACTATCTCCTCAAGAAGGTCCTCGACAGCAGCTTCACCGGCCGGGCCATCGccgagatcgacttgaacaagtgCGAACCTTGGGAGCTTCCAG AAAAGGCTAAGATGGGGGAGAAGGAATGGTACTTCTTCAGCCTTCGGGACCGCAAGTACCCCACCGGGCTGCGAACCAACAGGGCGACGGATGCCGGCTACTGGAAGGCAACTGGAAAGGACAGGGAGATCTACAGCTCCAAGACTATGTCGCTGGTGGGGATGAAGAAGACGTTGGTGTTCTACAAGGGCAGGGCTCCCAAGGGGGAGAAGAGCAACTGGGTGATGCATGAGTATAGGCTGGAAGGGAAGTTTGCCTACCACTTCTTATCGAGGTCCTCCAAG GACGAGTGGGTGGTGTCCCGGGTTTTCCAGAAGTGCGGCGGCGGCGGAAGCGGCAAGAAGACCCGTCTCGCCCTCGCCGGATCCCACTTCTCGAACTCCGGCAAcaccggcggcggcggagggtgtGGTTCAACGTCCTCTTCCACCCTCCCGCCGCTCCTCGAGCCGACCCCGCTGCCATTCTCGGCAGGTCTTAAGGCCCCCGACCGAGAGAGCTGCTCCTACGACAGCACGGATAGGGAGCCCGTGCCCTGCTTCTccactgccgccgctgccgccaccgGCCTCGGCCTCCACATTCCGCCGCCACCACAAGGCCCAGCCATCTTCGGTCCAACCGGCGCCTTCCCGTGCCTACGTTCGCTCCACGAGAATCTCCAGCTGCCGTTCTTCCTGTCCGGAATGGCTGCGCAGCCGGTGTACGCCGGTCCGTCGCCGGCGGTAGTTGTCGACGCAGGGATCGGCACTCGGAGCGAGGGGGCAGGCTGGCCGTCGGATCTGGATCGTAAGGCCGAGGCTGCAGCTGCTGTGGTAAGGGCCCATCCCATGCCCGTGGGTTCCACGGAGCTCGACTGCCTCTGGACTTTCTAG
- the LOC103968952 gene encoding C2 domain-containing protein At1g53590 isoform X1 gives MDITEASIVHHLALVLLLLWVLVQLGWSHPVLFFLALLYLYKVNAYYTLRLQKRLQFEERKYANQRRLLSDTESVRWLNHAIEKIWPICMEHIASQQFLLPIIPWFLDKFKPWTARKAVLHHLYLGRNPPMFSDLRVLHQSGDDDHLVLELGMSFLSADDMSAKLAIRLRKRLGFGIKTNMHITSMHVEGKVLVGVKFLRHWPFLGRVRVCFVEPPYFQMTVKPIFGHGLDVTELPGISGWLDKLLDDAFEQTLVEPNMLVIDVEKFVSAPEECWFTVEERSLVAHVKLEMLEGVDMKPSDLNGLADPYVRGQLGSYRFQTKIQRKTLSPKWLEEFKIPINSWEAPNVLVLQVRDKDTIFDDMLGDCSVNINDLRGGQRHDMWMSLQNIKIGRIHLAITVLEEELQKEPKDLSNDETSKTMVPMPGTFNEKAEDLNTEEYSRMTDEFEPINIKGLEKTVAWIHRPGADVSQTWESRKGHAWHSEELHQEDKVYTKSPSPSSSRSDQSDTSSNEEIVGGKKVRLKTIRRGLHKLSSVFHRTRKQGSPKESQEVTPTPRPNLPPLGEKRASRKITVPDSFDEDNDEPEPDEERCSSVMDKGESPGNSETLQTPKNFISKSSKSLKITPSRETSNKLKEVQSSGAEDKDDSQGTNLSNDASLNDPLVSAGSPTSISACTDNDKVNTSGPVQTSQDDR, from the exons ATGGACATAACGGAGGCGTCGATCGTGCATCACTTAGCTTTGGTACTGCTGCTGCTTTGGGTTCTTGTGCAGTTGGGCTGGTCACACCCCGTCCTCTTCTTCCTGGCGCTGTTGTATCTCTACAAG GTAAATGCATACTATACGTTGAGATTGCAGAAGCGATTGCAGTTTGAGGAAAGAAAATATGCCAACCAGCGAAGA CTTCTCTCAGATACAGAATCAGTTAGGTGGTTGAATCATGCTATTGAGAAGATATGGCCAATATGCATGGAACATATCGCTTCCCAGCAGTTTCTTTTGCCAATCATACCATGGTTCTTGGACAAATTCAAGCCCTGGACTGCT CGGAAAGCAGTTTTGCATCATCTTTACTTGGGTAGGAATCCACCTATGTTTAGTGATCTAAGAGTTCTCCATCAGTCAGGAGATGATGACCACTTG GTTTTAGAATTGGGGATGAGTTTTCTTTCAGCAGACGATATGAGTGCAAAACTTGCAATTCGGCTAAGGAAAAGATTGGGATTTGgcataaagacaaacatgcatatAACCAGTATGCATGTGGAGGGCAAG GTTCTGGTGGGTGTGAAGTTTCTCCGACATTGGCCTTTTCTTGGACGAGTTAGGGTATGCTTTGTGGAGCCCCCGTACTTTCAGATGACTGTAAAACCAATATTTGGACATGGACTAGATGTTACTGAACTACCTGGGATTTCAGGATGGCTA GATAAATTGCTGGATGATGCATTTGAGCAAACATTGGTTGAG CCAAACATGCTGGTTATTGATGTGGAAAAGTTTGTTTCAGCTCCTGAAG AATGTTGGTTCACTGTCGAAGAAAGGTCTCTTGTAGCACATGTGAAGTTGGAGATGTTAGAAGGGGTGGACATGAAACCATCAGATCTGAATG GACTTGCTGACCCATATGTAAGAGGACAACTGGGTTCTTACCGATTCCAGACAAAGATCCAAAGGAAAACGTTGTCTCCAAAGTGGTTGGAGGAGTTCAAGATTCCCATCAATTCATGGGAGGCACCTAATGTACTTGTTCTTCAAGTTCGTGACAAGGATACCATTTTTGATGACATGCTTGG AGATTGTTCAGTAAATATCAATGATCTGAGGGGCGGACAAAGGCATGACATGTGGATGTCACTACAGAATATCAAAATCGGTAGGATCCACTTGGCAATAACTGTACTTGAAGAGGAACTACAGAAG GAGCCAAAAGATCTCAGCAATGATGAAACTTCGAAGACGATGGTACCAATGCCAGGCACATTCAATGAAAAGGCTGAAGATCTTAATACTGAAGAATATTCTAGGATGACTGATGAGTTCGAGCCCATTAATATTAAGGGGCTAGAAAAGACAGTAGCATGGATACATCGGCCTGGTGCTGATGTCTCCCAAACCTGGGAGTCCCGTAAAGGGCATGCTTGGCATTCTGAGGAGCTCCATCAGGAGGACAAAGTCTACACTAAAAGCCCAAGTCCATCGTCGTCCAGATCTGATCAAAGTGACACCAGTAGTAATGAAGAAATTGTTGGTGGAAAGAAAGTCCGACTTAAAACAATCAGAAGAGGCCTGCACAAGTTGAGTTCTGTATTTCATAGAACTCGGAAGCAAGGAAGTCCCAAGGAGTCTCAAGAAGTTACTCCCACACCACGACCCAACCTTCCACCACTTGGTGAGAAGCGGGCATCAAGAAAGATCACAGTGCCTGACAGCTTTGATGAAGATAATGATGAGCCCGAGCCAGATGAGGAGAGATGCAGCTCTGTCATGGACAAGGGAGAAAGCCCAGGCAATAGTGAAACTCTCCAGACTCCGAAGAACTTCATAAGCAAGTCATCCAAGAGTCTAAAGATCACGCCGAGCAGGGAGACTTCCAACAAGCTGAAAGAGGTTCAGTCATCTGGAGCTGAAGACAAAGATGATTCTCAGGGAACCAACTTGTCAAATGATGCTTCGTTGAATGATCCACTTGTCTCAGCAGGATCTCCAACAAGTATTTCTGCATGTACCGACAACGATAAGGTAAACACCAGTGGTCCTGTCCAAACAAGCCAGGATGACAGGTAA
- the LOC103968949 gene encoding protein DMP4 yields MPYLPSSETGESSKERSRRTKPATGVQEMENPGREGDPEAQPLLNHEAGDRITAIQQVISQTYQGTAHLANHLPTGTVLAFQFLSPAFTTLGRCTESSQFMTACLLVLCALSCFLLSFTDSFYDEATRRVRYGVATFRGFRVIDGLQPVAPELAVSHRLGRLDFLHAFTSLVVFAAVALLDKNVVSCYYPMPTDNEFQVLTALPVGIGVVGSALLVTFPTIRHGIGFPVTHTQ; encoded by the coding sequence ATGCCTTATTTGCCGAGTTCTGAGACAGGAGAAAGCAGCAAAGAGAGATCGAGGAGGACGAAGCCAGCAACGGGCGTGCAGGAAATGGAGAATCCCGGGAGAGAAGGTGACCCGGAGGCTCAGCCTCTCCTAAACCATGAAGCCGGCGATCGCATAACCGCGATACAACAGGTCATCAGCCAGACGTACCAAGGCACCGCCCACCTCGCCAACCACCTCCCCACCGGCACGGTGCTCGCCTTCCAATTCCTTTCCCCTGCCTTCACCACCCTCGGCCGCTGCACCGAGTCGAGCCAGTTCATGACCGCCTGCCTCCTGGTCCTCTGCGCCCTCTCCTGCTTCCTCCTCAGCTTCACCGACAGCTTCTACGACGAAGCAACCCGGCGGGTGCGCTACGGCGTGGCCACGTTCCGGGGCTTTAGGGTCATCGACGGCTTGCAGCCGGTAGCGCCGGAGCTGGCCGTGAGCCACCGACTGGGGCGGTTGGACTTCCTCCATGCCTTCACGTCGTTGGTGGTGTTCGCGGCGGTGGCGTTGCTCGACAAGAACGTGGTCTCGTGCTACTACCCGATGCCCACCGACAACGAGTTTCAGGTCCTCACAGCGTTGCCGGTGGGAATTGGAGTTGTCGGCAGCGCTCTGCTCGTCACTTTCCCCACCATCCGCCATGGAATTGGGTTTCCAGTTACTCATACGCAGTAG
- the LOC135625214 gene encoding ras-related protein RABA1f-like, which translates to MAYRADEDYDYLFKVVLIGDSGVGKTNLLSRFARNEFSSESKSTIGVEFATRTIRVDEKLVKAQIWDTAGQERYRAITSAYYRGAAGALVVYDVTRHITFENVERWLKELRNHTDGNIVIMLLGNKADLRHIRAVSVEDAQAFAQQEKAFFMETSALESMNVENAFTEVLTQIYHVVSKKMLDVGDDPSAVPKGQTINIGAEDDVQASKKTGCCSD; encoded by the exons ATGGCGTACAGGGCGGACGAGGACTACGACTATTTATTCAAGGTGGTGTTGATCGGGGACTCCGGGGTGGGGAAGACCAACCTGCTCTCCCGCTTCGCCCGCAACGAGTTCAGCTCCGAATCCAAGTCCACCATCGGCGTCGAGTTCGCTACCCGCACCATCCGCGTCGACGAAAAGCTCGTCAAGGCCCAGATCTGggacaccgccggccaagaaag ATACCGAGCAATTACTAGCGCATACTACAGAGGGGCTGCTGGTGCCCTTGTTGTGTATGATGTGACTCGCCATATCACCTTTGAGAATGTCGAGAGGTGGCTGAAGGAACTACGGAATCACACAGATGGAAACATCGTCATCATGCTTCTGGGCAACAAAGCTGATCTACGTCACATAAGGGCTGTCTCGGTAGAGGATGCACAGGCGTTTGCTCAACAGGAGAAGGCTTTCTTCATGGAGACCTCTGCTCTCGAGTCGATGAACGTGGAGAACGCCTTCACTGAAGTGCTGACACAGATCTACCATGTGGTCAGCAAGAAGATGCTTGATGTTGGTGATGACCCCTCTGCCGTGCCCAAGGGACAGACCATTAATATAGGCGCTGAGGACGATGTGCAAGCTTCTAAGAAAACTGGTTGTTGCTCAGATTAG
- the LOC103968948 gene encoding protein DMP6-like codes for MASIMREEDQEKQQQPLLTPRGSSSSAEGQMTSLQKLPGQTYESAANLAKCLPTGTVLAFQVLSPILADAGHCIKANQVMTACLVALFGLSCFILSFTDSFRDETTGRVRYGVATIKGLWVIDSLKPPSPELAAKYRLKLIDFMHASVTLLVFAAVALSDKNVASCFYHIGSENSKKLLEALPAVIGFIASTVCVAFPSARHGIGSPVSAI; via the coding sequence ATGGCGTCTATTATGAGGGAAGAGGATcaggagaagcagcagcagccccTCCTCACTCCTCGTGGATCTTCATCATCGGCTGAAGGGCAGATGACATCGTTGCAGAAGCTCCCGGGGCAGACGTACGAGAGCGCCGCCAACCTCGCCAAGTGCCTCCCCACCGGCACCGTGCTCGCTTTCCAAGTCCTCTCCCCCATCCTCGCCGACGCCGGCCACTGCATCAAAGCCAACCAGGTCATGACCGCATGCCTGGTGGCACTCTTCGGCCTCTCCTGCTTCATCTTAAGCTTCACCGACAGCTTCCGCGACGAGACCACCGGCCGGGTGCGCTACGGTGTCGCCACCATCAAGGGCCTGTGGGTCATCGACTCCCTGAAGCCGCCCTCGCCGGAGCTTGCCGCCAAGTACAGGCTAAAGCTCATCGACTTCATGCATGCTTCGGTGACGCTGTTGGTGTTTGCGGCGGTAGCCCTGTCGGACAAGAACGTGGCGTCCTGCTTCTACCACATAGGTAGTGAGAACAGTAAGAAGTTGCTCGAGGCCCTTCCTGCAGTGATCGGATTTATCGCCAGCACAGTGTGCGTTGCTTTTCCGAGCGCTCGCCACGGCATCGGCTCTCCGGTCTCCGCCATCTGA
- the LOC103968950 gene encoding uncharacterized protein LOC103968950 produces MLHSHRFLSHFAPFASSPNRPPPPPHPPLFLRHAASGAPLGVRAAGLRPLLADLSETVVEPEDGSGGGGGTGGPVELPPSSGPAIFAVDDNPTPLQVSTSVLLTGAISVFLFRSLRRRAKRAKELKVRSSGVKEAKNLKAEALDSLKAVGAAPLEAAKPPSPAQALLGGIAAAVIALILYKFTTTIEAALNRQAISDSFSVRQITITIRTIINGLCYLATFVFGVNSIGLMLYAGQLALGSITENPKTSPTSEKDDNGQLSQMASAESTANVIEPSRSDTPENSDDTKSP; encoded by the exons ATGCTCCATTCTCACCGCTTCCTCTCCCACTTCGCCCCCTTCGCTTCCTCCCCAaaccgtcctcctcctcctcctcatcctcctctattCCTCCGCCACGCTGCTTCCGGCGCCCCGCTTGGCGTCCGCGCAGCCGGACTCCGGCCGTTGCTCGCCGATCTCTCGGAGACCGTTGTAGAGCCGGAGGAtggaagcggcggcggcggcggcacggGAGGCCCCGTCGAACTCCCGCCATCGTCTGGCCCCGCCATCTTCGCAGTCGATGATAACCCTACCCCGCTTCAGGTCTCCACCAGCGTCCTCCTCACCGGCGCTATCTCCGTATTCCTCTTCCGCTCTCTCCGCCGCCGCGCGAAGCGAGCCAAAGAACTG AAAGTGAGGTCGAGCGGGGTGAAGGAAGCGAAGAACCTAAAAGCGGAAGCTTTGGATAGCTTGAAGGCGGTTGGCGCGGCGCCGCTGGAGGCCGCGAAGCCACCCTCCCCCGCGCAAGCATTGCTGGGTGGTATTGCGGCCGCGGTCATCGCCCTCATACTTTACAAGTTCACCACCACAATTGAGGCTGCTCTTAATCGTCAGGCTATCTCCGATAGCTTCTCG GTTCGTCAGATAACAATAACGATAAG gactatcaTAAATGGTCTTTGCTACCTCGCAACATTTGTTTTCGGTGTCAATTCCATCGGCTTGATGCTCTATGCTGGTCAGCTTGCTCTTGGCTCCATAACAGAAAACCCTAAAACATCACCAACTTCGGAGAAAGATGATAATGGTCAGCTGAGTCAGATGGCATCTGCTGAGAGCACTGCCAATGTCATCGAACCCAGCAGGAGTGACACGCCAGAGAACTCGGACGACACCAAATCACCATGA